One part of the Haemophilus parainfluenzae genome encodes these proteins:
- the hemE gene encoding uroporphyrinogen decarboxylase: MSELKNDRYLKALLREPVDMTPVWMMRQAGRYLPEYKATRAEAGDFMSLCRNADLACEVTLQPLRRYALDAAILFSDILTIPDAMGLGLSFGAGEGPKFAHPIENKSAVKNLPIPDPEGELQYVMNAVRTIRRELKGEVPLIGFSGSPWTLATYMVEGGSSKTFNKIKKMMYAEPQTLHLLLDKVADSVILYLNAQIKAGSQAVMVFDTWGGVLGHREYLDFSLQYMHKIVDGLIREHDGRKVPVTLFTKGGGLWLEAMANTGCDALGLDWTVNLADAKARVGHKVALQGNMDPSVLYAPAERIEQEVRSILSDFGQGSGHVFNLGHGIHQDVPESAPKIFVDAIHEFSKAYHK; this comes from the coding sequence ATGTCTGAATTAAAAAATGATCGTTATTTAAAAGCCTTATTACGCGAACCAGTGGATATGACCCCCGTATGGATGATGCGCCAAGCGGGACGCTATTTGCCAGAGTATAAAGCAACACGTGCAGAAGCGGGCGATTTTATGTCTCTTTGCCGCAATGCGGATTTAGCTTGTGAAGTTACTTTACAGCCACTTCGTCGCTATGCTTTAGATGCGGCTATTTTATTTTCAGATATTCTGACTATTCCTGATGCGATGGGCTTAGGATTAAGTTTTGGTGCAGGTGAAGGTCCGAAATTTGCCCATCCAATTGAAAACAAAAGCGCGGTCAAAAATTTACCCATTCCTGACCCTGAAGGCGAACTTCAATATGTGATGAATGCTGTGCGCACAATTCGTCGCGAACTAAAAGGCGAAGTGCCACTGATTGGTTTCTCTGGTAGCCCATGGACCCTAGCAACTTATATGGTTGAAGGTGGTAGCAGCAAAACCTTCAATAAAATCAAAAAAATGATGTATGCCGAACCGCAAACCTTACACCTTTTATTAGATAAAGTAGCGGATTCCGTGATTTTATACCTAAACGCACAAATCAAAGCAGGTTCACAAGCGGTCATGGTGTTTGATACTTGGGGCGGTGTATTAGGTCATCGTGAATATTTAGACTTCTCTCTGCAATATATGCATAAAATCGTTGATGGTTTAATTCGTGAACACGATGGTCGTAAAGTACCGGTAACCTTATTTACTAAAGGCGGCGGGTTATGGTTAGAAGCCATGGCTAATACAGGCTGCGATGCGCTAGGATTAGACTGGACAGTTAATTTGGCTGATGCAAAAGCGCGTGTAGGTCATAAAGTGGCGCTACAAGGCAATATGGATCCAAGTGTGTTATATGCACCTGCAGAGCGTATCGAGCAAGAAGTGCGGTCAATTTTATCCGATTTTGGTCAAGGCAGCGGAC
- the nudC gene encoding NAD(+) diphosphatase, translating to MTALLKQKEKNMNAIQPEDQGYWLFTKGSTLYWQENDLPFGSAKELGLTTQKAMLLGKWKSRPLWLVAENDQDEREYLSLRSLLSLPTEDFHLLSRGVEINHFLKTHQFCGKCGQKAEQTHDELAVQCTSCGYRTYPVICPSIIVAVRRGTEILLANHKRHYTPGKAGMYTTLAGFVEVGETFEDAVHREVFEETGIRIKNIRYFGSQPWAFPNSQMVGFLADYDSGEIQLQETELHDAQWFSSAAPLPELPPTGTIALKLINATLELCKAEQNK from the coding sequence ATGACCGCACTTTTGAAACAAAAAGAGAAAAATATGAATGCAATTCAGCCCGAAGATCAGGGATATTGGCTGTTCACCAAAGGATCGACACTTTATTGGCAGGAAAATGATCTGCCTTTTGGATCAGCAAAAGAACTCGGCCTCACAACGCAAAAAGCAATGTTGCTCGGGAAATGGAAATCACGACCTTTATGGCTTGTGGCAGAAAATGATCAAGATGAGCGAGAATACCTTTCCTTACGGAGTTTGTTGTCCTTACCGACTGAAGATTTTCATTTGTTAAGCCGAGGTGTAGAAATCAATCATTTTTTGAAAACCCATCAATTTTGTGGAAAGTGCGGTCAAAAAGCGGAACAAACTCACGATGAGCTTGCGGTTCAATGCACAAGTTGCGGCTATCGTACTTACCCCGTTATTTGCCCTTCGATTATTGTCGCCGTTCGCCGTGGCACAGAGATTTTATTAGCCAACCATAAACGCCATTACACGCCTGGCAAAGCGGGGATGTACACCACGCTCGCCGGTTTTGTGGAAGTGGGTGAAACCTTCGAAGATGCGGTTCACCGCGAAGTGTTTGAAGAAACCGGCATTCGCATTAAAAATATTCGCTATTTCGGTAGCCAACCTTGGGCATTCCCTAATTCACAAATGGTGGGCTTTTTAGCCGATTACGACAGTGGAGAAATTCAACTGCAAGAAACAGAACTGCATGATGCACAATGGTTTTCTAGCGCTGCCCCCTTGCCAGAATTACCGCCAACAGGTACTATCGCACTCAAATTAATTAATGCTACGCTTGAGCTTTGCAAAGCGGAACAAAATAAATAA
- a CDS encoding aromatic amino acid transporter has translation MNKTVGSTLLVAGTMIGAGMLAMPLTSAGIGLTATVFLLIGLWAVLTFTALLFVELYQTADSDAGIGTLAAQYFGKAGRIISTAVLIVFLYALIAAYVSGGGSLLMDLLPAMGDKDTMNKIAVLVFTIFFGSFIVIGTHSVDKINRVLFFVMIATFILVLALMLPNIKFDNLMAMPIDNALIISASPVFFTAFGFHGSIPSLNKYLDGNVKSLRIAILVGSGITLFAYFLWQLSTHGLLSQNEFLQILREDATLNGLVKATLEITQSPIIANAVKIFSTLALVTSFLGVALGLLECIEDLLKQSFDIHAGRISLGLMTFIPPVLFSLFYPEGFILALGYAGQMFAFYAVVLPVALVWKARAIHPNLPYRVWGGKALLVLVLVLGVIITSIPFAIRAGYLPFVVG, from the coding sequence ATGAACAAGACTGTGGGAAGTACCTTGCTTGTGGCAGGAACTATGATTGGTGCGGGGATGTTGGCAATGCCGCTCACCTCAGCAGGGATTGGCTTAACGGCGACGGTTTTCTTATTAATTGGCTTGTGGGCGGTACTCACATTCACCGCATTGTTATTCGTGGAACTGTATCAAACTGCTGACAGCGATGCGGGGATCGGCACACTTGCTGCACAATATTTTGGTAAAGCGGGGCGAATTATTTCCACCGCTGTTTTAATTGTCTTTTTATATGCCTTAATTGCTGCTTATGTAAGTGGTGGTGGTTCCTTATTAATGGATTTACTCCCAGCCATGGGGGATAAAGACACCATGAACAAAATCGCGGTGCTTGTATTCACCATTTTCTTCGGTAGTTTTATTGTCATCGGTACACACAGTGTGGATAAAATTAACCGTGTCCTATTCTTTGTGATGATTGCCACTTTTATCTTAGTGCTCGCATTAATGTTACCAAACATTAAATTTGATAACTTAATGGCGATGCCGATTGATAATGCCTTAATTATTTCTGCAAGCCCTGTATTTTTCACGGCATTTGGCTTCCACGGTTCGATTCCTAGCTTAAATAAATACTTAGACGGTAATGTGAAATCCTTACGCATTGCGATTTTAGTCGGTTCTGGTATCACGTTATTTGCTTACTTTTTATGGCAGCTTTCGACGCATGGCTTACTCAGCCAAAATGAGTTCTTACAAATTTTACGTGAAGACGCAACCTTAAATGGCTTAGTGAAAGCAACCTTAGAAATCACCCAAAGCCCAATTATTGCGAATGCGGTAAAAATCTTCTCCACTTTAGCATTGGTAACTTCATTCTTAGGGGTGGCATTAGGTTTATTAGAATGTATCGAAGACTTACTCAAACAATCTTTTGATATTCATGCAGGGCGTATTTCATTAGGTTTAATGACCTTTATTCCCCCAGTGCTTTTCTCCCTTTTCTATCCGGAAGGTTTTATTCTCGCACTAGGTTACGCCGGTCAAATGTTCGCGTTCTACGCAGTGGTTTTACCGGTAGCATTAGTTTGGAAAGCACGTGCTATTCATCCTAACTTGCCATACAGAGTATGGGGCGGTAAAGCATTGTTAGTACTTGTATTGGTGCTTGGGGTGATTATTACTTCAATTCCTTTTGCCATCCGAGCGGGTTATTTACCTTTTGTTGTCGGTTAA
- a CDS encoding YicC/YloC family endoribonuclease: MIYSMTAFARLEIKKDWGDTVWEIRSVNQRYLENFFRLPEQFRGLENALREKLRQNLTRGKIECSLRIDSKKQAAAELNLNKELANQVIQSLQWIKSQAGEGEINLADVLRYPGVVEAAEQDLDAISQDLLTAFDELLVEFIAMRGREGEKLQAIIQQRLDGITVEAEKVRSQMPAVLQWQRERLLQRFEEAKIQLDPQRVEQEMILLAQRVDVAEELDRLQMHVKETNNILKKGGAVGRKLDFMMQELNRESNTLASKSINADITASAVELKVLIEQMREQIQNLE; encoded by the coding sequence ATGATTTATAGTATGACAGCCTTTGCACGCCTTGAAATCAAGAAAGATTGGGGCGATACAGTTTGGGAAATTCGTTCGGTTAACCAACGTTATTTGGAAAACTTTTTCCGCTTGCCAGAGCAATTTAGAGGCTTGGAAAATGCTTTGCGTGAGAAACTTCGTCAAAATCTCACTCGCGGTAAAATTGAATGTTCATTGCGTATTGATAGCAAAAAACAAGCAGCGGCTGAGCTCAATTTAAATAAAGAATTAGCGAATCAAGTGATTCAATCTTTACAATGGATTAAGTCGCAAGCTGGCGAGGGTGAAATCAATTTAGCAGATGTATTGCGTTATCCTGGCGTGGTGGAAGCGGCTGAGCAAGATCTTGATGCCATCAGTCAAGATTTGTTGACAGCTTTTGATGAATTGTTGGTGGAATTTATTGCAATGCGTGGGCGTGAAGGCGAAAAACTACAAGCCATTATTCAGCAACGTCTAGATGGTATTACGGTAGAAGCCGAAAAAGTGCGGTCACAAATGCCGGCCGTTTTACAATGGCAGCGTGAGCGTTTATTGCAACGTTTTGAAGAAGCGAAGATTCAACTTGACCCACAACGTGTTGAACAGGAAATGATTTTATTGGCGCAACGTGTGGATGTGGCGGAAGAATTAGATCGTCTGCAAATGCACGTGAAAGAAACCAACAACATCTTGAAAAAAGGTGGGGCAGTGGGTCGTAAACTAGATTTTATGATGCAAGAGCTCAATCGTGAATCTAACACGTTGGCATCAAAATCCATTAATGCTGATATCACCGCTTCCGCCGTGGAATTAAAAGTATTAATCGAACAAATGCGTGAGCAAATTCAAAACCTTGAATAG
- a CDS encoding folate-binding protein YgfZ — protein MATFISLNHYDLVEVAGVDAEKYLQGQLTCDVVHLAAGASTLTAHCDPKGKMNSLFRLIKLSAEQFLILMPKALLAPLDQLKKYAVFSKVTFQVLDWQIVGLIGEKCGRIHAQIELDIDENRAILLNPTPLDVTFNGDEKQWLCADIQAGLPSLSAETQNEFIPQALNLQAIEQAISFTKGCYIGQETVARAKYRGANKRAMYVLSGKTTVTPKIGSEIEMQLETTWRKTGTIVSAVNFDGVLWLQVVMNNDLEEGMHFRLPEDGTVLKIESLPYSINS, from the coding sequence ATGGCAACATTTATTTCATTAAACCACTATGATTTGGTGGAAGTGGCTGGCGTCGATGCGGAGAAATATCTGCAAGGCCAATTAACGTGTGATGTGGTGCATTTAGCAGCTGGCGCTTCAACGCTTACAGCGCATTGCGATCCTAAAGGCAAAATGAACTCGTTGTTTCGCTTAATTAAGCTTTCAGCAGAGCAGTTTTTGATTTTAATGCCGAAAGCTTTATTAGCTCCACTCGATCAGTTAAAAAAATACGCGGTGTTTTCAAAAGTCACTTTCCAAGTATTGGATTGGCAAATTGTTGGCTTGATTGGTGAAAAGTGCGGTCGAATTCATGCGCAGATTGAATTAGATATTGATGAAAATCGTGCAATTTTGCTCAATCCTACACCGTTAGATGTCACCTTTAATGGCGATGAAAAACAATGGCTTTGTGCGGATATTCAAGCGGGCTTACCAAGCTTGAGTGCGGAAACGCAAAATGAATTTATCCCGCAGGCATTAAATCTACAAGCGATTGAACAAGCAATTTCTTTTACTAAAGGGTGCTATATCGGGCAAGAAACTGTCGCACGAGCCAAATATCGTGGCGCCAATAAACGAGCGATGTATGTGCTTTCAGGAAAAACCACGGTTACACCGAAAATCGGCAGCGAAATAGAAATGCAGTTAGAAACAACTTGGCGTAAAACGGGCACGATCGTAAGTGCGGTTAATTTTGACGGCGTTTTATGGTTACAAGTGGTGATGAATAACGATTTAGAAGAAGGGATGCATTTCCGTTTACCTGAAGATGGAACTGTTCTAAAAATTGAATCTCTTCCTTATTCCATAAATAGCTAA
- a CDS encoding lactate permease LctP family transporter, producing MTLSFILSVFPIILLIYLMVKRNALPSYVALPWIATLVMGVHLLHFNTDIVTISANVTAAIVAVQTPITVIFGAILFNKFSEVSGATDTMRKWLGNINPNPVAQLMIIGWAFAFMIEGASGFGTPAAIAAPILMGLGFNPLKVAMLALVMNSVPVSFGAVGTPTWFGFGPLKLDSKSILEIGSMTAFIHSIAALVIPLMALRIMVTWKEIRQNIVFIYISVFSCIIPFAIIAQFNYEFPSLVGGAIGLFISVFVANKGIGLAKVENKLDNNAVSTGQVAKALLPTGLLILFLIVTRIPELGLKGLMNNKDVWFSTVLGSLGTFEVSKGLIFSLKNIFGSEVSESYKLLYVPALIPFVITVLISLPLFGVNFSRAKGIFSASLSQVKNPFIALMGALVMVNLMLVGGEHSMVKIIGRTFAEVTGSDWTIFSSFLGAVGAFFSGSNTVSNLTFGSVQLSTAETTGLSVTLILALQSVGGAMGNMVCINNIVAVSSVLNIQNKEGTIIKTTIVPMVVYGIIAALCASFLIPLFYAL from the coding sequence ATGACTCTATCTTTTATTCTTAGTGTTTTTCCCATCATTTTATTAATTTATTTAATGGTAAAGCGTAATGCATTACCTTCTTATGTTGCATTACCTTGGATTGCAACTTTAGTGATGGGCGTTCACCTTCTTCATTTTAATACCGACATCGTAACGATTAGTGCGAATGTGACCGCTGCTATTGTGGCTGTTCAAACACCAATTACGGTGATTTTTGGGGCAATTCTGTTTAATAAATTTTCAGAAGTATCTGGTGCAACCGATACGATGCGTAAATGGTTAGGCAATATTAACCCAAACCCAGTTGCACAATTAATGATTATCGGCTGGGCATTTGCTTTTATGATTGAAGGCGCAAGTGGCTTTGGTACGCCAGCTGCGATTGCCGCACCAATTTTAATGGGATTAGGTTTTAATCCATTAAAAGTCGCCATGTTAGCTTTGGTGATGAACTCAGTTCCGGTTTCTTTTGGAGCAGTAGGTACACCAACTTGGTTCGGTTTTGGTCCGTTAAAATTAGATTCAAAATCGATTCTTGAAATTGGCTCGATGACAGCGTTTATTCACTCCATTGCGGCATTAGTGATTCCATTGATGGCATTACGCATCATGGTGACCTGGAAAGAAATCCGTCAAAATATTGTTTTTATTTATATCAGTGTATTTTCTTGTATCATTCCTTTCGCCATCATAGCTCAATTTAACTATGAATTCCCATCATTAGTGGGTGGCGCAATTGGTCTCTTTATTTCTGTATTTGTAGCGAATAAAGGTATTGGTTTAGCGAAAGTTGAAAACAAGTTAGATAATAATGCGGTTAGTACGGGCCAAGTTGCTAAAGCATTACTCCCTACTGGTTTATTAATTTTATTCTTAATTGTTACACGTATTCCTGAATTAGGCTTAAAAGGCTTAATGAATAACAAAGATGTGTGGTTCTCCACCGTGTTAGGTTCATTAGGTACATTTGAAGTCAGTAAAGGTTTAATTTTTAGTTTAAAAAATATCTTTGGTTCAGAAGTGAGTGAAAGCTATAAACTACTTTATGTGCCTGCGTTAATCCCATTTGTCATTACCGTATTAATTTCATTACCACTTTTCGGCGTGAACTTCAGCAGAGCAAAAGGTATTTTTAGTGCAAGCTTAAGCCAAGTAAAAAATCCATTTATTGCCTTAATGGGAGCCTTAGTTATGGTAAACTTGATGTTAGTAGGTGGCGAGCATTCTATGGTGAAAATCATCGGTCGTACCTTTGCAGAAGTGACCGGTAGTGACTGGACAATCTTCTCATCTTTCTTAGGTGCGGTAGGTGCATTCTTCTCGGGGTCAAATACGGTATCTAACTTAACATTCGGTAGCGTACAATTATCGACCGCTGAAACCACCGGTTTATCTGTGACCTTAATTCTTGCGTTACAATCAGTTGGTGGAGCGATGGGTAACATGGTATGTATTAATAATATCGTAGCCGTTTCTTCTGTATTGAATATTCAAAACAAAGAAGGAACAATCATTAAGACTACGATTGTACCAATGGTCGTTTACGGTATCATTGCAGCCCTTTGCGCAAGTTTCTTAATTCCGCTATTCTACGCGCTCTAA